The Proteiniphilum propionicum genome contains the following window.
GGGTCATAATTTACTTGGTAGCCGTTACTTTGAATAATACCTTCCAAAAGGTTACGTGCTGCACAACTGTCCCAATCGTCTGATTTAGTCATATCCAAATTGGTTAGCTTTTCAAATTGGCGTACCATTGTAGCTATAATTTTTAAAGCTCTGTATTCTGTTTTGTCTGCTAAATTGCTCATAATACTGTATTGTTTACTGTTAAATAATCATTGTCAAAATCAACCCGATTACCCCGATTACGGCAATAATAACTCCCCACTTCAGCATTTTGAAAACGATGTAAATCGTGGCTCGGATTATGAATTTCATCACAGCAAATGTCGCGAAAATCATTGCAAACGCTACCGTTTCTTGGGCGGCGATAACCGAAACGGCGAACACCGTTCCGATTATCAATGCTGTGGCTGTTATCAGCCGTAAGGGGATTGTTTTCATTGAGTTATTTGTCAGGTATTTCCACTATTTGGTCTATTTTCCCGAAAAGGACACTCCGCAAACTCGTTTTATCGGGGGCGTAATACTCCGCCCAATGGTCGTATTGCTTGACCACATACTTTTTCAGTACGTCTGAGAAGTCAAAACGCCAACCCATCAGCGGAACGGCTGTTCTGAAATAAGCGTTACTCCTAACGTTCTCTGTAAGCCAATTCTTTTCGGCTCTGTTCATCGGCTCTCCGTTGTTCAGTTTCACTCTCAACTTGAAAACTTTGCTCTCGTTGTAAGCATCTAAAGGTGGAATTTCGTGCGATACGAATTTTACGGCTATCGGTTTCATACGGCTTGTTCTCGAGGATTAATAGCTAAAAAATGGGTTAATACGACTTCCAAAAAAGTATCGGGATGGATGTAGTTTTCAAAAGACATTTCTACGCTCCGCACCTCTTTCCCGAAACAATCCCAATCCACATAATCTGCCAACTTGAACAGTTTTACCGCTTTTCCTGTAATATAAGCCGTCATAAATTCTGACCGATACCCCACCTGACACATTAGAAACTCACACTTACTCAAAGGCTCACAACCTTCTACCACTGCCATTAACTGCACTTTTGTGCCACCATGATTTATGCGGTAATGAGAGGAGGTGTTATTTTTGTTTCCCAAAATCAATTCGTTATTTGCATTTTCTCGTTTCATAATTTCTGACATTTTTTTTTATGCGTCTAAAGAGCCGGAGTATGTTGATTTTCGTTTCGAGGGCTATCAAAAAGGTAGTGCGGGGGCAAAGGCAAGGTTTTTTGGGAAAATACTACCCGAAAGGTGTGGAGATTTTTTCAAAAACACGTGAGGGCTTGACCTTGCCGACGGTAACGCACGTTTTACCTTTGCCCGCAGATACAAAATCAACAGTAATACACGGCTCGATGCGATAAAAAGCAGACGGGAAGAAATTACAGCGGAGAAAATGCAAGGTTGAGATGAAAACAAGATATTTTGAAATAATATAGGCTGTATCGTAAAAAAGAAAATAGGCAAGTTCAAGGATGCTCCGGTATTCCGGGCGTTCTTGAACTTGCTTTTTTTCGTCTTTTCCCGGTAAATTTCGGCGAGGCTTGCCGGATGATTTTTTGAACCTGACTGAACGGAGCATCGGCGAAGTGATTGAACGGCTTCAAACAAATCGGACGATGTGCCGCAGACGAAAAGAAAAACCACGATTTATCGGATAGAAAGTATGCGGAAAAGAGAAATGCCTTATTTTACATGTTGATTTATTTTTCATTTCCGCATTCTTTCGTCATTTTCCAGAAGAAACTTCCCTACCACCTTTTCTCAAGGAAGGGGCGGAAGGGAAGAAAGGGGAATGGTTATAAAAATTGAAATTCAGATAGTTTTGAAGATAAATTCAGCATGTCATTTTGTATTTTTTCTTTAGTAATCCTTGCATATATTTGTGTCGTTTTTATGTTCGTATGTCCCAACATTTTGCTTACTGTTTCAATCGGAACACCTTTCTCTAATGTAATCGTAGTTGCAAAAGTATGCCGGGCTACGTGAAAGGTCAAATTTTTATTGATACCGCACAGATCTGCTATTTCTTTCAAGTAGCTGTTCATTTTCTGATTACTCAAAACAGGTAAAAGTTTATTGTTTTTTGTTTTACCCTTATATTTTTCAATAATTTGCAATGGAATATCAAGTAGTAATACGTTGGATTGTACATTAGTTTTTTGCCTGTTAATCACAATCCACTTCTGACCATTGGTTTCAAGAATATTGTCATGACTTAAATTATAAACATCAATATAGGAGAGTCCCGTAAAGCACGAAAAAATAAAAATATCCCTAACAATTTCTAATCTTTGAATGCTGATTTTTTTATCTAACAGACGATTGATTTCTTCGCTCGTAAGGTAACCTCTGTCCACTTTTTTCATTGAAATGCTGTAATTTAAAAATGGGTCGTGGTGGATTAATCCTTTTTTCTGCGCATGAATAATTATTGTTTTGATATATTTCAAGTACTTTGCAGTAGTGTTGTGAGAGCATTGCAAATCTGCTTTTAAATATAATTCAAAATCATTGAGAATTGTAAAATTAATGTCATTCAATGAAATGTCATTACGACTGTATTTGTTCTTTAAAAAGTGTACAAAGTATTTTTTTGTACGTTCGTATTTTTCGAGTGTAGCAGGGGACTTTGTTTTGTTGACTAATAGTGAAAAATCGCTATTGAATTTTTCAAACAACTCTATAAAAGTCATCATGGACTGGTTTCCATGAAGGTATAAAGATTTGATTTTTTCGGTTGTAAGAAACTCATCATCTTGTAGTTTGAAAAACAGTTTATTCAAAGAGTTGGTTATACCATCAAGCCGGTTGTTGAGATTTAGAGCTTCAGCCGTTTTGCCTGTCATTCTATTAAACTTTGCATTCCACATTTCGGGCTTGCAAGATAGTCCTGATGAACCAACGTTACACATATTTCCATTAAGAGAAATTCTAATCATAATGGGACATTTCCCGGATTTGTTCTTGTAGTTGCTTCGTAAGTAGTACGAAATTTTAAATACCGCTTTCATAATTTAATTTTTCTGTAGCATTTTGCCACAAAGTTCGACATAATAATTTAATTATGAATTAGATATGAGTAGTCAAATGGTATTCAACCGGTATTCATTGCTACATTTTTTATTTCAGAAAAAGCAGTGTAGCAGAAAATGTAGCAATAAAGTGAACCAAACTTGGATACCAAGTCTTACCAAATGGTATTCAACTGGTTTGATAGATTGTACTTTTTCGTTTTACAACACATTGATTATCAGTAGCATTCAGGAATAAACATAAAAAAAGAGAATACTAAAATAGTACTCTCTTTAATGTTTTAGCGGTATGGACGGGACTCGAACCCGCGACCCCCTGCGTGACAGGCAGGTATTCTAACCAGCTGAACTACCACACCATTTACATGAGTGCTGACTTATTGGACCTGGCACAATTTTCCCGACATTTCGGGATTTACCGGCCAACCAAAAAACACTCGGTTTTCTTTCGCTATTTTGGGCTTGGCTACCACTGTAACTACCACTGTTTCCTATAGCGAGTGCAAAGGTAACGATATTTTCAGAATTACAAAACTTTTAATACTAAATTTTCAGTACTTACAACACAATTTACATCGCTATAGAAAAAAGCCCTATTCCTCTGTTTCAGAATAGGGCTTCTTCAGCCATTTATTGAACCAGCGGAAAAACTCACGCTGAAACATTATTCCGTTCTGAGGCTGCGATATCCAGTGATTCTCGTTTGGAAAGATGAGCATGCGGGATGGTATATTCCGGAGCTGTGCGGCGTTAAATGCCATCATACCCTGCGATGCCAGGATACGGTAATCCAGTTCACCATGCGTTATCATAATGGGAGAGTTCCATTTATCAACAAAGCGGTGAGGTGAGTTTTCAAATGTGCGCTGAGCAACGGCGTTAGACCTGTTCCAGTAGGCACCGCCCATATCCCAGTTGGCAAACCACATCTCCTCAGTCTCCAGATATTGTGCCTCCAGGTTGAATATACCTGCATGAGACAGAAATGCTTTGAAGCGACCGTCGTGATTACCTGCAAGCCAGTAAACCGAAAAGCCGCCGTAGCTTGCACCTGTACAGCCCAGCCTGTTCTCATCAACAAAAGGTTCCTTTGCAAGGGTATCAATCGCGGTAAGATAATCTCTCATGTTCTGTCCCCCATAATCGCCGCTGATCTGCTCCAGCCACTCCTGTCCGAAACCGGGAAGGCCACGGCGGTTGGGAGCCACTACAATATAGCCGTTTGCAGCCATCATCTGCAGATTCCAGCGGTAAGACCAGAACTGGCTCACCATGCTTTGCGGACCTCCCTGGCAGTACAACAGCGCGGGATAGTTCCCGGAAGGATCGAAGCCGGGAGGATAGACCACCCATGTGAGCATCTCTTTGCCGTCTGTGGTGGTGATCCAACGCTCTTCAACCTCTCCCATGCGCAGCTGATCTAATATATCCTTGTTTTCCAAGGATATATCAGTAGCCTGCCCCGAGGCAATATCCACACTGTATATTTCCGTAGGCTGCGACATAGACTGGCGCTTGGTGATCAGCTTCCCGTCACCCACTGCAACCGACTGGTAATCATACTTTCCTTTGGTGATAGGTGAGATCTCGAATGAGAAAATGTCGGCAACGTAGATTTGAGTGGTTCCTTTGACCGGAGCAACAATATATATGGTTTTACTGTCGCTGTTCCATTCGAACGCATCGGTATTATAATCGAAATTTTCCGTTACATATCTCTTTTCCCCGGTCGCCAGTTCCATTACATACAACCTGTTCTTGTCGGATTCATACCCGTCGCGTTCCATACTTTGCCAGGCAATATATTTACCGTCGGGAGAGAAGCGTGGATTCACATCGTAACCCATCATTCCTTCAGTCATATTCTTTGTTTCTCCCGTCTCTACATTGTAGAAAAAGATGTCTGAATTTGTGGAAAGGCTGTACGCTTTCCCTGTTTTTTTACGTGAAGTATAGGCAATGGTTTTACTGTCGGGGCTCCAGTCCAGTTGTTCCATTCCGCCAAAAGGATCCATAGGAGCTTCGTAGGGTTCCCCCTCAAGGAGGTCTTTTATATTTGAAAATTTGTTTTCGGCAAGATCTGCAACAAAAGGGTGAGGCACACTTTCAACCCATTTGTCCCAATGTTTATACATAAGATCGTCTACCACTCTCCCTGATGCTTTTGGGAGGTCGGGATACTTGTCGGCAGCTGTCTCAGTAATTTTCACATCTTTTACAAAGA
Protein-coding sequences here:
- a CDS encoding site-specific integrase; amino-acid sequence: MKAVFKISYYLRSNYKNKSGKCPIMIRISLNGNMCNVGSSGLSCKPEMWNAKFNRMTGKTAEALNLNNRLDGITNSLNKLFFKLQDDEFLTTEKIKSLYLHGNQSMMTFIELFEKFNSDFSLLVNKTKSPATLEKYERTKKYFVHFLKNKYSRNDISLNDINFTILNDFELYLKADLQCSHNTTAKYLKYIKTIIIHAQKKGLIHHDPFLNYSISMKKVDRGYLTSEEINRLLDKKISIQRLEIVRDIFIFSCFTGLSYIDVYNLSHDNILETNGQKWIVINRQKTNVQSNVLLLDIPLQIIEKYKGKTKNNKLLPVLSNQKMNSYLKEIADLCGINKNLTFHVARHTFATTITLEKGVPIETVSKMLGHTNIKTTQIYARITKEKIQNDMLNLSSKLSEFQFL
- a CDS encoding molybdenum ABC transporter ATP-binding protein produces the protein MKPIAVKFVSHEIPPLDAYNESKVFKLRVKLNNGEPMNRAEKNWLTENVRSNAYFRTAVPLMGWRFDFSDVLKKYVVKQYDHWAEYYAPDKTSLRSVLFGKIDQIVEIPDK
- a CDS encoding S9 family peptidase, with the protein product MKGKLILMAIVITGSLLSCNEASQEKSKKNSKEITEIIGRTVPEIKDGIMTPEVLYSFVRVGSVEVSPDKSHIIYQVSYVSIPQNKTNSELVIMKSDGSEKKQLTFTSDQESNPQWIDNGKKIAFLSDETGSSQIWIINPDGGGVKQISDVDGGINGFAFSPDGKKVLFVKDVKITETAADKYPDLPKASGRVVDDLMYKHWDKWVESVPHPFVADLAENKFSNIKDLLEGEPYEAPMDPFGGMEQLDWSPDSKTIAYTSRKKTGKAYSLSTNSDIFFYNVETGETKNMTEGMMGYDVNPRFSPDGKYIAWQSMERDGYESDKNRLYVMELATGEKRYVTENFDYNTDAFEWNSDSKTIYIVAPVKGTTQIYVADIFSFEISPITKGKYDYQSVAVGDGKLITKRQSMSQPTEIYSVDIASGQATDISLENKDILDQLRMGEVEERWITTTDGKEMLTWVVYPPGFDPSGNYPALLYCQGGPQSMVSQFWSYRWNLQMMAANGYIVVAPNRRGLPGFGQEWLEQISGDYGGQNMRDYLTAIDTLAKEPFVDENRLGCTGASYGGFSVYWLAGNHDGRFKAFLSHAGIFNLEAQYLETEEMWFANWDMGGAYWNRSNAVAQRTFENSPHRFVDKWNSPIMITHGELDYRILASQGMMAFNAAQLRNIPSRMLIFPNENHWISQPQNGIMFQREFFRWFNKWLKKPYSETEE